The Electrophorus electricus isolate fEleEle1 chromosome 15, fEleEle1.pri, whole genome shotgun sequence genome segment AGATCTGTTCTCTGGTGAATCATTCACTGCGGTGTTCCAAACTTGGTAACGTCAGCACAAGAACTGTATTCGGAGtttcatgaaatgggtttccatggctgagcagctgcacaaGCCTAAGATCACTAAGTGCAATGCCAAGCGTGGGCTGGTGTGAAGTACACCAccactggagcagtggaaacgtgttctctggagtggtGACTCTCGCTTCACAATCTGACAGTGTGATTTAATACCAAGATTTTGGGATGTCCAACTCGTATAGGTATGATGGTTAGGCGTCCACATACTTTTGTCCACGCAGTGGCCCTGCTCTGTTAAACCCTGTTGTCTGTGTCGCTCTGTCTAGGCCAATAAGACCCCACTGCGGCCGCTGGACCCAAGCAGACTGCCAGGGATGAACTGTGGGCCAGACTTCACACCCTCCTTCGCCAACCTGGGCAGGCAGCCCGTGGGAGGCCGTGGTCCGGTCAGTCTCTACTCATAGCATTTACTCTCAGTCCTGTCtgcttttccatttttctctaAATTccttccacccacacacactggctgtctTTGTGTCAACTGGCTGTCAATTCCTtactctcccactctttctctttctcactgtccctccctccttccctccctctagCCGGCAGGTATGGGTGGGCCAAGGCGCTCTGGCCAGGGTCCCCGCAAGGAACCTCGTAAGATCATTGCCAGCGTGTCCTTGAGTGATGACGTGCAGCTGAATCGTGCCGAGAAGGCGTGGCGTCCATCAGGTAAGCGGGGCTCCCGCTCTGACGAGGATGACCCCGAGGGGCTGAAGACCCAGGAGCTCCTGCGCAGGGTGCGCAGTGTCCTCAACAAGCTCACGCCGCAGATGTTCCAGCCGCTCATGAAGCAGGTGACTGAGCTGACCATCGACACGGAAGAGCGGCTGAAAGGAGTGATCGACCTCATCTTCGAGAAGGCCATCTCCGAGCCCAACTTCTCCGTTGCCTATGCCAACATGTGCCGTTGCCTAATGGCGGTGAGTGGCGAAGACAGTTGgttcatacgtgtgtgtgtgtgtgtgtgtgtgtgtgtgtgtgtgtgtgtgtgtgtgtgtgttgggggagggggctACACGTGTGGATACGTGAGGGTCTgtgtggggtggtgggagtGTATGGAGTAGGTGTGTTGAGGTCagttgtggatgtgtgtgagtactgtggagtgagtgtgggtggatgtgtgtctTGAATAATTGTGTAAAAGGAGCTGAATCCTGCCTATAAGTCTGCTCTCAATGTAGGTGGGCATttgtgattctctctctctctctctctctctctctctctctctctctctctctctctctctctctctgcgtagCTGAAAGTGCGTACCTGTGATAAACCAGGAGGGACAGTGAATTTCAGGAAGTTGCTGTTGAATCGGTGTCAGAAGGAATTTGAAAAGGACAAGGATGATGATGAGACTTTTGAGAAGAAGCAAAGAGAGCTGGATGCTTCCACTGTCGTACGACTGCcaacacaccttacacacactccataatgtCTTTaacctcgtgtgtgtgtgtgtgtgtagactgcaAAATAGACCATCCTTATCCAGTCCTGAAATGTGCATTTAACATGGCACAGACAtacccctcatcactgtaataGTCACTATAACTATAAGTCACTCCTCAGTGTCCAtcctcacttcctgtttcctgtctctgccCCTTCaaggaagaggagaggcagaggctgaaagaggagctggaggagggcaAGGACAAGGCACGTCGCCGTTCCCTCGGCAACATTAAATTCATCGGCGAGCTGTTCAAGCTGAAGATGTTAACAGAGCCCATCATGCATGACTGCATCGTGAAGCTGCTGAAGAACCACGATGAGGAGAGCCTAGAGTGTCTGTGCCGCCTCCTCTCCACCATCGGCAAGGACCTGGACTTTGAGAAGGCCAAGGTAGCGCTCACAGCTGCTGAACAATACAGCTGCAAAAGTCACATTGTGTGGTCATATTTGGGGATTTTGACTTTTTATTTCCCCCTCATTTTGATATTAATCTACATAGTGATAATATGGTTACATTGTGGCAATTGTGATTATATGCTGTAATCATGTTGAATCCCAAAGTACAGTAAAGTACATTTCTCCAgaatttttcctcttttcacaTAAAATGTGTGCCATTGTATTCAACTCTACTTAAGTAACAAAGCAGGTTTTCTAGTTTGACAGCTTTCAAGTTTTGCTCCAACTTGACCATGCCCAGACCATTCTGAGCTTGACAACTTCACTATGCCCAGACTATTCTGCGCTAGGACTGATTTTAtcatggtttttgtttttggtttggttttgtttaatgCTATAGTATTGATTAATATTGTAGGATCATTTTTAAGGTGTGGTCTATggaacttaaaaaacaaacaaaaaaacagattgGTGAACTTTTTTATAGCATGGTTAAAGATTGCCCGACATTACTTTCTTTGACTAAAATAATTGTTTGCGAACTAGGCCGACCACctgagtggtggtggtggtggtgttgttgtttgtttgtttgtttgtttgtttgtttttgtcagagGATTGTCAGAATGAATGGCTAATCCCCCATCCAAAATCTCCCCccttctgtccatctctctccagCCACGAATGGATCAGTATTTTAACCAGATGGAGAAGATAATTAAGGAGAGAAAGACTTCGTCCAGAATCCGTTTCATGCTGCAGGATGTCCTCGACCTGCGACGGGTAATTAGCATGACCGTATATCCTTAAGGAAATGTTCTGACAAAGTTCAGACACCGTTGACAGAATGAGAAGGAATGTCTGTGACCTGCATGCTCTGCGTCAGAGTGCTGTGGCCAAATGTGCACGTTGAGCGAGGGTGTGCGGAGAGCCTTGTAGACTCCCCTGCACCCCTGGCCCAGGTGGGGTTAGCAGATGCCAACAGCAGCTCAGCTCTTTAATGCAAGGTGGCTCCTAAAGTGGAGTTGTGCTGAGCCGTTGGCTGATACAGATGTTCCGTTGGCTTTGGAAGCGTACCACGTGTCTGTGCTTTCTTCTTCCCTTCACTGGCTGTTTGTAGATTAAAACATTCTGCTCTCCTGATGAGTTCTGATGACAGCATGCCTAgccacacatgcaaacagagCTTACTGGAAACACCAAACATcacatttttgtgaaataatGTTGTAGTGTCTTATGCatgtgggtgatggtggaggaATAAGACTGGGTTAATGAGTTTTTGCAGTCCTAGTGTGTTTGCTTTATCATTGCCAAAGACCTTATCCTGTTTGGctatttcagctgtgtgtgagtgagtgtgcttatgctcgcctctctctctctctctctctctgtgtgtgtgtgtgtgtgtgtgtgtgtgtgtgtgtgtgtgtgtgtgtgtgtgtgtgtgtgtgtgtttacaccccccccccctttactGGAACAAGCCAAAGTTTCATTTCtgtggaagtgagagagagcgtgttttACTGCCTTGTGTGTGCAGAACTGCAGATTGGTATTAGCTTTGAATACCTACATCTCCCTTTGTGTGCCTGAAATCGTTTTACCCCAGTTACTCCtttaagatttgttttgtttgtttttggttttttggcaCTCTCATCGTTCTTTGGTCATGATTGCTTATTATTTGTTCTGTCCCCCACTTCCACTTTATCCTGTTCCTTTGTCCCTTTCTTTCAGAATATCTGGGTTCCTAGACGTGGTGATCAGGGTCCTAAAACAATTGATCAGATCCATAAGGATGCTGAGATGGAAGAACACAGAGAGCATATTAAAGTCCAGCAGCAGCTCCTCTCTAAGAAGGAGACACgcggaggtggaggaggtgtgggTTTGGGGCCCCGCACCGGCCCCCACACACCGGGCTCCCGCAGCAACCAGGCCCCTGATGAGGGTTGGAACACAGTCCCCATTTCCACCAAGACTCGACCCATCGACACCACTCGCCTGAGCAAGATCACCAAGGTACGATCAGTAGTTTAATAGTCAGAACCTGCCTTAAATAGATCATTACGGTACAATTACTAGTAATAATCAGAACTCACCCCAAATAGCTCACCAAAAGTAATGTGTGATCCAAACTAAGGTATGATCAGTAGTCTAATAATCAGTACTGTCCAAGATAGCAAGATCAATTTTGCTGAGCAACCTTTTAAGAGGCTTAACTAGTATATTTATTCCATGTGTTCAAATGCGCGTGTATTCCAATATGAATCCACCAGTAAATCTCAGTGGAAAGATCATgatggctttttgttttatagCCAGGAGCATTAGACTTCAGCAACCAGCTTCTTGCCCCAGGGGGTAAAGGAACATGGGGCAGCTGGGGTAAAGGAAGCAGTGGTGGTTCTGGAGCCAAGCCCACTGACACTGGTgagctgcatgtgtgtctgtgactatgttctctttctgtttgtgcaAATGGCTGATGCGGGAACAGTCGTCTTCTTCACCTGCcagtattttcatacatttcttaaatgtattttaagttgcctttgttttcattgttgaaagaggaatttaaatgtgtttttatgtatttgtgtttgcacGCACGCTCTTCTCAAGACTCTGGCCGCACGAGCACCTTGAATCGTTTCTCTGCCCTTCAGCAGCCATCATCGTCCTCATCCTCCAACGTAGATGCAGACAGGAGAGTTCCTCAACGGTCTGTacctttattttatcttttcCCTTTGGACATTAGATTGCCGTTCTATGTTCACTCCTGCACTTCCAGTTCTTTCTTTATTATTGTCTCaagagcaagagggagaaacTCACTCAGCTGTTgacggtgggggggggggtaactcTGTCAACTTTTTAAAGACCTGTATGTTCAATCTcaagtattttaatatattctctctctctctctctctctctctctctctctctctctctctctctctcgcattcACTTactctgacaaacacacactcgcaaatGAACAGGAGCAGCTCTAGCCGAGAGCGTGGTTTTGAGCGTGCGGACCGCGGCGGCAGTGAGCGTTCGGATCGTCGCGACGAACGCGCAGCTGACCGCATTCGCGCCACCGTGGGTAAGCGAAGCTTCAGCCGTGAGGCAGAAGAAAGGGGCTCCGCCGAAACAGTGCGCCGTGTGGCTAGCATGACGGACGAGCGCGAGCGTCCCATCCGCGACCGAGCGCCCAGCAAGGAGAACGGTGAGGAGAATCGACAATCATCAACTCGCGCACACCAGTACTGCTTGTAATGAGCAGTAGCTTCCAAGCACCACTCCACGTCGAGCTCATGACACACGCTAACACGTCCACCCGTAGCTCTTGCGCATTTCGCACCACAGGTTACAAGTGAAATGCGTAACTTGCTGGGAGGtgtaaacaacataaatatGAAGGTGCAGAGGGGACCGTCATCAGGGTTCAGCAATAACGTTCCCCACTGGCCCACTGAGGCCTACTTTTTACTCAATTATGAAgtgccttttaaaaaataaataaatattggtTGTCCAAGTTCAAGCAAACAAAAgcctacatacagagtatatttctgacatttcatgGTCAGCCTGTGGAAatacaggttttttttgtttgtttttgttttttttctcacctcAAAGTTGACAAGCTGCCATTTTGTATGGACCAGGTGATGACATGAAACAAAGGCCAGCGATAGCATACAAGGACTTTTTAATAgtgtagttagctagctggctaataaTTGTTAAAATACTCAAGGTTACTAATGGACATGCATTTAGAACACTTGATGTTTAGCAGTGAATATTTAGTTAGATAAATTAATTACTCTAATgtctaatattagccagcttAATACAAAACCTCCAAACCTGTGTCCCATGGCTTGTTATAGGAAGAACCACCAGTTACTGAGCTTGCATTTATAATGTCAGATATGTTTAATCATACAAAAATGTTATCCGTATTGTCTACTTTCATAGCTATCTTAGCATGAGCTTGTTGTGGTTTTCAGTAACTCTCAACTTAGGTGGCACCAAGTTCAAAAATACAATTAACAAAATGGCTCCATAGTGAATAGAGAAGTGTGTGATAGCGTTTGGGTGTAGAAAgagttttgatgtgtgtgtgtgtgtgtgtgtgtgtgtgtgtgtgtgtgtgtgtgtgtgtgtgtgtgtgtgtgtgtgtgtgtatagtgaggAGAGAGTCTGCCACCATGCCCCCACCAGCCCCATCAAAACCTGCTTTGACTGCAGAGGAGCTTGAGAAGAAATCCACTGCCATTATTGAGGAGTACCTTCACATTAATGACCTGaaggtgtgcgcgcgcgcacacacacacacacacacaaacctgacaCTACAGTCCTCttcatttgtgcatgcatgtttaaatcTTCATGTCTTTATATAATCTATCATATACATCATATGATGcatcttttatatttatatagttctTGCAGTCCATAGACATGTACAGTAAACATCCATAAGAAAGGAGCTGCATCTTCCTCACTTAGTTACTCCTTCAGTAGTGCCTCCAAATTTTGCTATGGTAGCTGTGCCTTTCAGGTAAAAGTCAACTTCAGTTGTGAAGAAAAATGAGCGTGACATGACACATTATTTTTCTAGTCGTACACTCAGATCCACTATCGATTTAACAGTCTGACTGAGATTGAGACATTGCATGTGCGCTGCGTCTTCCTGTCCTGCAGGAggcactgcagtgtgtgagcGAGCTGAACTGTGCCACCCTGTTGAGCGTACTGGTGCGCACGGGCATCGAGTCCACGCTGGAGCGCAGCAGCATCGCCAGGCAGCACATGGGCCTACTCCTAAGGCAGCTGGTTAAAGTGGGGACGCTGTCCACACCGCAGTTCTACAAAGGGTACGGCTGCCTGCTTCCACAGACGCAGCAAAGATTCTCATGCTCTCTTATGGGTTTCACTGTCTTAAGGATTTTAGGTGTAGTTTTACACGATTGTCTAAAATCAGTGTGATGTAAGTGAATTTTAAAGTCCAAATACACAAATTTCTGACAATGTTTGAAACCCAGCAAGGATCATTAGTTCTTAACGTTGGTTTGTGGCCCTCCTTTCTCCTTTgatcgtgtctgtgtgtctccctgcgcatatgtgtgtgcatgcctgtgtgtaggTTGTTGGAGGTTCTGGAGGTGGCTGAGGACATGGCCATTGATATTCCTCACATCTGGGTGTACCTGGCCGAGCTCATCACACCCATGCTGCATGAGGGGGGGATTCCCATGGGACCACTCTTTAGGtgagcctcacacacacccactactgCTACGGCCAGGAATGACCCTTACCTTATTCAATTATCTTGGCACAAGTGAAACAGTATTTTGACTTttgaagaaaacaaatacaaggTTACATATAAAGCTTAGttgccataaaaaaaaacaaaaaaacatttgagttGTGCAGTGTCTGTAATACATTCTGTGTAATGCTTTATGCTAAGCTTTTATAGTGGTTCTacttaaagaaaaaacatcacaCTTATTTAGCACTATTGAAATCTAATGTTTAAGCATATCAATTGTTATGGATGTccagtttgtttttaacaactgtgtgtaaaacactgcataactcttttctttttaaataacttcAAATAATTCAGTTATAATTTATAATTCAATAAGTACTTCTTTGTATTAAGAGTTTTGCAACAACCCCAAATTTGACCTGTTACCTACAGGGAAATGTCTAAGCCGCTAGTACCAATCAGTAAAGCTGGAGATCTTCTGGCACACATCCTCAACCTGCTCTCCCAAGAAATGgtatgcctgcatgtgtctgtctcacATTCGTGATCGTCAGAACAGTTGCATTTgtttgcatggtgtgtgtgcgtgagcgggAACACTGTTAAATCTGATTGACCCCCCCCAGAGCCATAAGAAGGTGGGAGTCATGTGGAGGGAGGCCGGTCTAAGCTGGAAGGACTTCCTAGCAGAGGATGAAGACCTCAATAAGTTTGTGACTGAAAAGGTTTGATCAGTAATTACTCATGAATCAGTCACTCTAATTTACCTGAAACTGCATGGACAACTAGCACTTGTTCCTTGAAATGTtggtgatcgtgtgtgtgtgtgtgtgtgtaggaagtgGAGTATACTCTGggtgaggagtgtgtgaagaccAGTAGCAGTAGGAAAGCTGTCAGCCCAAATGAGCTTTCCAAACAGCTTGATCAACTGCTGGAAGACAAAGCAGACAACGAGCGTGTATCTGACTGGGTGGAGgtagtgcagtgtgtctgtgcatatgtcTGCATGCCTCTCTCTATGTGGCTAAGGGACACATTAAGCCCAGTCCCCTTCAGAATGACCTCAATACTGCTTGTCAATTGAAATTGGAAGTCCAGAAAATTAGCCTTGATTGTTTCATGCTACTAGTGACAGTGGAACACACAGAGCCATTTGTTTAGTATCATTCACAGACTAGGTACATTCATTTCTGTAGCATTGATGAGCTTAtgttaacctttgacctttgtaCCTTTGACAGGCGAACCTGGACGAATACCAAGCAGCATCCGACACCTTCGTAAGAGCACTGATGACCTCCATCTGCCAGGCAGCCATCATCTGTGAGTTGCTTTTGACTTTAAACCTGTGAAACAGACTATGGACTGCAGAATGCATAAATGATCAGTTAATTGTGTATGATGGAAGACTCCTGTGTTCATCCATGGGTCCTGTCTTCATAGTACCTGCATGCTTCCGTACCATACACCACTAACATTTCCAAACTCAAGACACGGTCTCCAGAAATGTCCTTATGCCTGCAATTAAGactttacgtgtgtgtgtgtgtgtgtgtgtgtgtgtgtgtgtgtgtgtgtgtgtgtgtgtgtgtgtgtgtgtgtgtgtgtgtgtgtgtgtgtgtgtgtgtgtaaaagaaaaagggagagagagtgtgggtgtcgGTGactgcatgcctgtgtgtgggagtgtcgAAAAtatttaacgtgtgtgtgtgtacacatgcaggTGAGAATCCATATAAAGTAGATTCTAAAGAGATTTCCCAGAGGGCCAAGCTGCTGCAGCGCTATATTAAGGACGAACACAAGGAGCTCCAGGCTCTTTATGCCCTTCAGAGCCTAATGGTACAAATGGAGCAGCCACCCAGTAAGTGTGTGCCTGTTTTTGTGTATAGACCTGTGAAGGGTTGTTTGTATGTCTTACTTTATTGTTTCAATGAGTAATTAATTGctaaattaaagtaattaaaagttattttttcatTGTAAAGCATTCTTGGTTTTGTGAAAGATATAAATTGAAATGTATTACTGCTCATCACATCTTGTCTCACTCTacctgtgtctcactctctctctatgcaGATTTATTGCGGATGTTTTTTGATGTGCTCTATGATGAGGATGTGATTAAGGAAGAGGGATTCTATAAGTGGGAGTCCAGCAAAGACCCAGCCGAACAACAGGGCAAGGGTGTCGCGCTCAAGTCTGTCACTGCCTTCTTCACCTGGCTACGGGAAGCCGAGGATGAATCGGACAACAGCTAGATTTCTGGCAGTGCTCAGAAAGCATTTCTGAGTAGGAAAGTGAATCATCCTAAGAGGAATAAAGTATTTGAAAAGAGGATGTTAAAGAGCGATTCTGCTTTGAATTGCAATATCAGCcgtcttttttgtttgtttggggtttttttttggttgttttatgCTACAGAATGTTGTTTGAACTGAAACAATAATACAATTTCAAGAGAGAGGATAAGAAGCCTTATATGCTGCAGGAGGCCTTGTTCCGTTTAGCTGTTCTAATTTCTACATAAACTTCCTTCTTTTGCCATGGGGGACACCTTTGACATCTCCCTGACTTAACTCCACAAAGTCACTAAATGATGTCACAACAGCGGTAGAGgactctctctccaccctgaTTATTGAAAGCTgctcagtttgtttttaaattatccTCACGCATTGCATTGGACACTCATCATGGCCGAATGGGTGGTGTGTGGTACACAGAAACACTTGCACAGGGGAGAAGTAGCTGTTGTGGTTTCAGTTTCTTCTCTGCTTTTTCCCCCCGTGTTAAATGAAGTGTGGTGTGGAATGTTTTCTCTAAGCACCCCCCCCtcctaaatttttttttttttcccgtttgactacagtaaaaaaaaaaaaaaaaaaaaaaaagtgaaatgtttgcATTCCGGAGCCACAGTTGGACAGACCGAAGGAGGGGTGAGTGAACTGCTTCCTGTTGGCTCCGCTTGGTGTTGCAGAAGAAAAGGGATGGTTGGGACATGACCTTTTGACTCTTGCTGCTGCTGAGGGGGCAGATTTACACTACTGCCACCGCAAACCTGTCTGGTTTTACC includes the following:
- the LOC113580383 gene encoding eukaryotic translation initiation factor 4 gamma 1 isoform X2; amino-acid sequence: MNKATQSLTGAPSTSPHPPAPLPAPSPGLSQPNFPASQPVVFATPPPQMNPAAQPRQPYYASRATLPANSARVQPSSAPRTIPPPHGTHPPHVFQPGSQMMMIPQQPISFPNSQAPAYYIHGQYRPSYVTPQQYQVAGSPGFYPGSSPAEYAGAYYSTQPQFTPPVPTAPVIMNPAPQQQQAPPSQQQVAPTKRERKQIRIRDPNQGGRDITEEIMSGGRSAPTPPQVPLSSSEIGVTGQSNGENATPPAIATRMEDRVKPVVSLEFPIPPGESPIPDTPPTPPPTSPISDAVDIPPPITVTDHMIPSTMEMVAPPAQPKDMIKRDMKLLPVTIPQSTNGSVSSKEIGEGPVTVSLPVSTPKAEAATESPIAQPEELQLLNGVTAPELRECVVPEPTTDRDISPIAEPDVTKEAPPVVEKNSARTIKAITPLGKETPIQVFKEIPVPVVKESYVPGVKDIPTLVVKETSVPLVKESPSALAKEIASPFLKETPSVVAKEISASVVKETSTPVAKETPAPVVKETPDLKETPVVKEMPPPVAKQTSEPVVKATPAPVVKELCPVAKESPEPVVNENPAPSEALSEASKTMLPPSEEREDTPPPQTTAPESTMQAVSVPKKKRKMKDLNKKEAGDVLDAFKEPSLPQTEATPSAKVDRGENVLVAQTPVEEVEETWEEKEDKLDAENIQPQSPTQATPTEQKYQYKEDQWKPLNPEEKKKYDREFLLGFQFISASMHKPEGLPHISDVVLDKANKTPLRPLDPSRLPGMNCGPDFTPSFANLGRQPVGGRGPPAGMGGPRRSGQGPRKEPRKIIASVSLSDDVQLNRAEKAWRPSGKRGSRSDEDDPEGLKTQELLRRVRSVLNKLTPQMFQPLMKQVTELTIDTEERLKGVIDLIFEKAISEPNFSVAYANMCRCLMALKVRTCDKPGGTVNFRKLLLNRCQKEFEKDKDDDETFEKKQRELDASTVEEERQRLKEELEEGKDKARRRSLGNIKFIGELFKLKMLTEPIMHDCIVKLLKNHDEESLECLCRLLSTIGKDLDFEKAKPRMDQYFNQMEKIIKERKTSSRIRFMLQDVLDLRRNIWVPRRGDQGPKTIDQIHKDAEMEEHREHIKVQQQLLSKKETRGGGGGVGLGPRTGPHTPGSRSNQAPDEGWNTVPISTKTRPIDTTRLSKITKPGALDFSNQLLAPGGKGTWGSWGKGSSGGSGAKPTDTDSGRTSTLNRFSALQQPSSSSSSNVDADRRVPQRSSSSRERGFERADRGGSERSDRRDERAADRIRATVGKRSFSREAEERGSAETVRRVASMTDERERPIRDRAPSKENVRRESATMPPPAPSKPALTAEELEKKSTAIIEEYLHINDLKEALQCVSELNCATLLSVLVRTGIESTLERSSIARQHMGLLLRQLVKVGTLSTPQFYKGLLEVLEVAEDMAIDIPHIWVYLAELITPMLHEGGIPMGPLFREMSKPLVPISKAGDLLAHILNLLSQEMSHKKVGVMWREAGLSWKDFLAEDEDLNKFVTEKEVEYTLGEECVKTSSSRKAVSPNELSKQLDQLLEDKADNERVSDWVEANLDEYQAASDTFVRALMTSICQAAIICENPYKVDSKEISQRAKLLQRYIKDEHKELQALYALQSLMVQMEQPPNLLRMFFDVLYDEDVIKEEGFYKWESSKDPAEQQGKGVALKSVTAFFTWLREAEDESDNS
- the LOC113580383 gene encoding eukaryotic translation initiation factor 4 gamma 1 isoform X1; this encodes MNKATQSLTGAPSTSPHPPAPLPAPSPGLSQPNFPASQPVVFATPPPQMNPAAQPRQFAPGPRALHQQGGFRSLQPYYASRATLPANSARVQPSSAPRTIPPPHGTHPPHVFQPGSQMMMIPQQPISFPNSQAPAYYIHGQYRPSYVTPQQYQVAGSPGFYPGSSPAEYDFITEQHYKNLVQTDKEQAKAGAYYSTQPQFTPPVPTAPVIMNPAPQQQQAPPSQQQVAPTKRERKQIRIRDPNQGGRDITEEIMSGGRSAPTPPQVPLSSSEIGVTGQSNGENATPPAIATRMEDRVKPVVSLEFPIPPGESPIPDTPPTPPPTSPISDAVDIPPPITVTDHMIPSTMEMVAPPAQPKDMIKRDMKLLPVTIPQSTNGSVSSKEIGEGPVTVSLPVSTPKAEAATESPIAQPEELQLLNGVTAPELRECVVPEPTTDRDISPIAEPDVTKEAPPVVEKNSARTIKAITPLGKETPIQVFKEIPVPVVKESYVPGVKDIPTLVVKETSVPLVKESPSALAKEIASPFLKETPSVVAKEISASVVKETSTPVAKETPAPVVKETPDLKETPVVKEMPPPVAKQTSEPVVKATPAPVVKELCPVAKESPEPVVNENPAPSEALSEASKTMLPPSEEREDTPPPQTTAPESTMQAVSVPKKKRKMKDLNKKEAGDVLDAFKEPSLPQTEATPSAKVDRGENVLVAQTPVEEVEETWEEKEDKLDAENIQPQSPTQATPTEQKYQYKEDQWKPLNPEEKKKYDREFLLGFQFISASMHKPEGLPHISDVVLDKANKTPLRPLDPSRLPGMNCGPDFTPSFANLGRQPVGGRGPPAGMGGPRRSGQGPRKEPRKIIASVSLSDDVQLNRAEKAWRPSGKRGSRSDEDDPEGLKTQELLRRVRSVLNKLTPQMFQPLMKQVTELTIDTEERLKGVIDLIFEKAISEPNFSVAYANMCRCLMALKVRTCDKPGGTVNFRKLLLNRCQKEFEKDKDDDETFEKKQRELDASTVEEERQRLKEELEEGKDKARRRSLGNIKFIGELFKLKMLTEPIMHDCIVKLLKNHDEESLECLCRLLSTIGKDLDFEKAKPRMDQYFNQMEKIIKERKTSSRIRFMLQDVLDLRRNIWVPRRGDQGPKTIDQIHKDAEMEEHREHIKVQQQLLSKKETRGGGGGVGLGPRTGPHTPGSRSNQAPDEGWNTVPISTKTRPIDTTRLSKITKPGALDFSNQLLAPGGKGTWGSWGKGSSGGSGAKPTDTDSGRTSTLNRFSALQQPSSSSSSNVDADRRVPQRSSSSRERGFERADRGGSERSDRRDERAADRIRATVGKRSFSREAEERGSAETVRRVASMTDERERPIRDRAPSKENVRRESATMPPPAPSKPALTAEELEKKSTAIIEEYLHINDLKEALQCVSELNCATLLSVLVRTGIESTLERSSIARQHMGLLLRQLVKVGTLSTPQFYKGLLEVLEVAEDMAIDIPHIWVYLAELITPMLHEGGIPMGPLFREMSKPLVPISKAGDLLAHILNLLSQEMSHKKVGVMWREAGLSWKDFLAEDEDLNKFVTEKEVEYTLGEECVKTSSSRKAVSPNELSKQLDQLLEDKADNERVSDWVEANLDEYQAASDTFVRALMTSICQAAIICENPYKVDSKEISQRAKLLQRYIKDEHKELQALYALQSLMVQMEQPPNLLRMFFDVLYDEDVIKEEGFYKWESSKDPAEQQGKGVALKSVTAFFTWLREAEDESDNS